Genomic window (Marinobacter fonticola):
TGGCATGGTCACTCCATAGCGCCTTCTCGAAGACGTGAGGATTGTTGGCGATGACCGTGTTGGCGCAGCGCAGAATGCGGGAGGTGGAACGGTAGTTCTGCTCCAGTTTGACGATCTTCAAGCTGGGAAAATCGTCTTTTAGCGTGGCCAGGTTTTCCGGCCGGGCGCCGCGCCAGGCATAGATAGACTGATCATCGTCGCCGACCACCGTGAACGCGGCCCGCTCGGCGACCAGCAGCTTGACCAACTCGTACTGGCAGAGGTTGGTATCCTGGTACTCATCCACCAGCAGGTAGCGGATCTTGCGTCGCCACTTGGCCAGTACCTCTGGGTTGGCCAGGAACAACTGTACCGGCAGCAGAATCAGGTCATCGAAATCGACCGCATTATAGGCTTTCAGGTATTCGGTGTAGCGCTTGTAGACCAGAGCGATGCGCTGTTCCCGCTCGTCCGCTGCTCGGCTTAGCGCGTGGCCGGGCGCCCACATGGCGTTCTTCCAGTTGGAGATGGTCATCTGGATGTCGGATAATTCGTCGCCGGCGTCGGCGCTGGCTTCGCGCAGCATGAGATCCTGCAGCAGCGCTTTGGCGTCTTCCGCGTCGAAAATGGAGAAGCCGGGGTGGTAGCCGAGGTGGGCGTGCTCCTCACGGATCATGTTGAGGCCGAGGTTGTGGAACGTGGACACCGTAAGCCCGCGAGCCAGCTTGCGATCCACCAGCTTGGATACGCGCTCCTTCATTTCCCGGGCGGCCTTATTGGTAAAGGTCAGCGCCGCAATATGGCGTCCGGGGATGCCCACGTGCTCGATCAGGTAGGCCATCTTGCGCGTGATCACACTGGTCTTGCCGCTGCCGGCGCCAGCCAGCACCAGCATGGGGCCATCGACATAGCGAACGGCTTCGCGTTGACGGGGGTTGAGCTGTGACATAAGTACCCTGACGTGGACTAGCGAGAGCGCGGCCGAGGAGAATAGAGTTCCGCTATTCTACATGAGCGTGCGTCTATTTGATGAGAAAGTATAAAGCGCGTTTTGATGGAAAAGTGTAAAGCGAGTTTGATGGGAAAATGTAAAAAGGCGCTGCATCCGGCGTCCGGGTCGTCTATGCTTTCCATGCGTCCGAGAGCCTGTGGGCGAAGCGTCAACAGGCCAGGGAAAGGACGTAGTCGTGAATTCATCTGCTGAACCTGTTGTACCCGATGCACGGAGGGGTATTCGGCATGAGTGTGTGGTAATGGCTGCACGAGACAAAAGGGAGTTGGCTGCTGCTAATGAATGATATCGAGGACGCGTGGAATGCCACGAGCATCCGTCTGCTGATTCTGACGCCCGAACTGCAGGACTACCTGTGGTACGTTCATCTATTACGCCAGAACCCCGAGCTGCGGTTGGACATCACTTGGTGTCCGGATCTGGCGGACTGCGAAGACCTGATTGCCAACACCCAGTTTGATGTCGTGCTCTGGGACAGCATCATGTTTGTCTCATCCCAGGCTGTCTTTCTTCAATACCTTTCAGTCGCTGGCGACGATCACCCCGTGGTGGCCTTGGGTGCCGAGCCCGAGGCCGTTGGTCTGCCGCTGGCGCGCGTCAATGGCGCTGTGGACTATCTGATGAAGGGCCGTCTGGACCCTTGGAACCTCGGACGGGCTCTGTTGTATGGCTTGTTCCGCCATCGGGCGAGCGAGTTCACCCATGGTCAAATGGGCCGGGAAGTGGCGAGCGGGTTTATCAACCGCGATCTGTTCTTCGATCGGCTTCAGCAGGCTATTCTTCGGGCCGAGCGCCATGGCCAGCGTCTGGCCCTGATGCATATCAACCTGGACGAGTTCCGGTCGGTCAACGACAGCCTGGGCTACCAGGCCGGTGATCAACTGATCGTCAAGCTGGCAGAACGTCTGCGCCAGAATCTGCGGCGTGTGGACTCGCTGATGCGCATCGGCGGCGACGAGTTTGCCATTATCATTGAGCGGGTGGAAAACTCACTCGACGTGACGCAGATCATCCGCAAGCTCGTCTCTGCCATGAACGAACCGGTAGTGATCGACGGCAAGAGCGTGGTGCTCAGCGCGAGTGTCGGTATTTCTACTTATCCCGAAGCGGGCAATACCCCGGAAATTCTTTTGCGCCAGGCCAATCGCGCGATGTTCGAGGCCAAGCGCGATGCGGGCACGAGTTACCGGTTCTATAACCAGCAGCTGCACCTCACGGTCGGACGACAGATCACGCTGGAAGCGGATCTGCGCAATGCACTGCGTGGCCGCCAGTTGGAGCTCCATTACCAGCCGCGCATCGATCTGGTGTCCGAAGAAGTGCGTGGCGTCGAGTGTCTGCTGCGCTGGAACCATCCCGAGCGTGGGCTGGTGGGACCTGACGAGTTCATTCCGGCTGCCGAACGCAGCGGCTTGATCGTCCCCATTGGTTACTGGGTGCTGGAACAAGCTTGCGAACGCCTGCGTGAGGCGTCGTCCCTTGGTTATCCCGGTATGGTGTTCGCGGTCAACCTGTCATTTCGCCAGTTCCACGACCGCAAGATGACCGAGACCATCTTCCGCATCATTTACAATGCCAGCATCGATACCAGCCTACTGGAACTCGAACTGACCGAAAGCGCGATGATGCACGACCCGGACTATGCCCAGCGCTGCCTGCGCGAGCTCAACCAGCTTGGCATCAGCTTTGCGCTGGACGACTTCGGTACGGGCTTTTCGTCCCTCAGCAATCTCCAGCACTTGCCCATCTCCTTGGTGAAAATCGACAAATCGTTCGTCCAGCGTCTGGGCCAGAGTGGTGATGCCGAGCATATTATCCGCGCCATCATCAGCCTGTCCCACAGCCTGCAAATGAGTGTGGTGGCCGAAGGTGTGGAGACGGAAGGACAGCTCGATTTCCTGCGCCAGCATCATTGCGATGAAGTGCAAGGCTACTACTACGCCAAACCCATGCCCTGGAATGATCTCCTTAAGTTTCTCGAAGCCCGTAACAGCCTGGCTTGCCTGGGTCAGTAAGGCCCTGTACCTTTCGCGTTCAATCTCCCTCAAGACAGGACTTTTCAACAGCCCTCTAGTCGGTAGCACTTGTAGTCGGTAGTACTTGAAACAGTACCTGCGATAGTCCTTGAAATGGTACTGGAGACAGTACTTGAAGCAGTACTTGAAATAGTACTTGTCGAGGGGCAAGGCGGCGGTCGTGTAATCGGCTGGCAGGGCGCTATAATGCGCGGTTTCCCCGGTAGCTATTCGACCCGCGGCCGGTGGCTTACTCCGTACAAAACAGCGCCTACGGAACACAAAACAGTACTCCTGCAACGCGAGTGAGGTGGCATGAACAGTATTTTCCAGCGGATCGCCGATGAACTGGGCGTCCGGCAACAGCAGGTCAGCGCAACCGTTGAGCTTCTCGATGAAGGCGCCACCGTTCCCTTTATTGCCCGCTACCGTAAAGAGGTCACCGGTTCTCTGGACGATATCCAGTTGCGAGCCCTGGAAGAGCGACTGCGCTACCTGCGCGAGTTGGAAGACCGCCGCAAAACCATCCTCGGTAGTATCGACGAGCAGGGCAAACTGACCGACGAACTACGCGAGTCCATCGAAACGGCCGACACCAAAAATCGCCTGGAAGACCTCTACCTCCCTTACAAGCCCAAACGCCGGACCAAGGCGCAAATCGCCCGCGAAGCAGGGCTTGAGCCGCTGGCAGACGCGCTTTACGGCGACCCCACCCAGGACCCCGAAACCCTCGCTGGCGAGTACATCAATAAGGACGCGGGGGTGGAGGATGCCAAGGCTGCGCTCGACGGCGCCAAGTTCATCCTGATGGAGCGCTTCGCCGAAGATGCCGAACTGCTGGGTCAGCTGCGCGACTTCCTATGGGAGCAGGGTACCCTGAAAGTCAGCGTCGTGGCGGGCAAGGAAAACGAGGGCGCCAAGTTCCGCGATTACTTCGAGCACAGCGAGCCGCTGAAAAAAGTGCCTTCGCACCGGGCGCTGGCCATCCTGCGCGGTCGCAACGAAGGCATACTCAACTACAGCATTGTCATTGGCGATGGCGAGGATGACCGCACCAAGGCATC
Coding sequences:
- a CDS encoding bifunctional diguanylate cyclase/phosphodiesterase produces the protein MNDIEDAWNATSIRLLILTPELQDYLWYVHLLRQNPELRLDITWCPDLADCEDLIANTQFDVVLWDSIMFVSSQAVFLQYLSVAGDDHPVVALGAEPEAVGLPLARVNGAVDYLMKGRLDPWNLGRALLYGLFRHRASEFTHGQMGREVASGFINRDLFFDRLQQAILRAERHGQRLALMHINLDEFRSVNDSLGYQAGDQLIVKLAERLRQNLRRVDSLMRIGGDEFAIIIERVENSLDVTQIIRKLVSAMNEPVVIDGKSVVLSASVGISTYPEAGNTPEILLRQANRAMFEAKRDAGTSYRFYNQQLHLTVGRQITLEADLRNALRGRQLELHYQPRIDLVSEEVRGVECLLRWNHPERGLVGPDEFIPAAERSGLIVPIGYWVLEQACERLREASSLGYPGMVFAVNLSFRQFHDRKMTETIFRIIYNASIDTSLLELELTESAMMHDPDYAQRCLRELNQLGISFALDDFGTGFSSLSNLQHLPISLVKIDKSFVQRLGQSGDAEHIIRAIISLSHSLQMSVVAEGVETEGQLDFLRQHHCDEVQGYYYAKPMPWNDLLKFLEARNSLACLGQ